The following proteins are encoded in a genomic region of Gimesia algae:
- a CDS encoding Do family serine endopeptidase encodes MKALTGNRNWMFAIIASACLVGAAVGVAQKDKSADPPTAANIHELSNVFRDISRRAMPAIVSIETVSKTSEVSGQRVMPFGDNSPLQELFENDPRFKEMFKQFQNQNQPRRAPRRMGTGSGFIINKSGLIMTNSHVVNGADVVKVTLNDGREFTASDIRTDPRSDVAVIHIDAPDLQAIPLGDSSKMEIGDWVLAIGNPFGIGMSVTNGIISAKSRGPGINDREDYLQTDAAINPGNSGGPLLNLRGEVIGINTAISSRSGGYDGVGFAIPVNMARWVSGQLIDNGKVERAFLGVGIQPISNDLSKSFDIKVGQGAIITQVMEQSPAAAAGLQTGDIILKLAGKEVSGPRNLQGIVEQLVVGKTYVMEILRDGKHVNKDLTMKAMPNSFSVAKDEKPLEGSSKEKQKTSVNELKLEVQPLTEELANQLGYSNDVTGVVITSVEPGSAAEEAGLTKGMIIEKLGTTEVSTMEQFNQGLKEAKGKDSVLLLVRNHSGARFVVVQK; translated from the coding sequence ATGAAAGCGTTAACAGGAAATCGAAACTGGATGTTCGCTATTATCGCTAGCGCATGTCTGGTTGGCGCCGCGGTCGGAGTCGCTCAGAAAGATAAGAGTGCCGATCCGCCGACTGCAGCCAATATCCATGAGTTATCGAATGTATTTCGCGATATCAGTCGTCGGGCGATGCCCGCGATTGTTTCTATTGAGACCGTGAGCAAGACGTCTGAAGTCTCAGGTCAGAGAGTTATGCCGTTTGGTGATAATTCACCGTTACAGGAACTCTTCGAAAATGATCCCCGGTTCAAAGAGATGTTCAAGCAGTTTCAGAATCAAAATCAACCAAGACGGGCGCCTCGTCGGATGGGAACCGGTTCCGGGTTCATTATCAATAAGAGTGGCCTGATCATGACCAACTCGCACGTTGTGAATGGTGCCGACGTTGTCAAAGTGACTCTGAATGATGGTCGTGAATTCACTGCCAGTGATATTCGTACCGACCCCCGTTCTGACGTAGCTGTGATTCACATCGATGCACCCGACCTGCAGGCGATTCCCCTGGGTGACAGTTCCAAAATGGAAATCGGTGACTGGGTCCTGGCGATTGGTAACCCCTTCGGAATTGGTATGAGTGTGACCAATGGGATCATCAGTGCGAAAAGCCGAGGTCCCGGAATTAACGACCGTGAAGACTATCTGCAGACGGATGCAGCGATCAACCCTGGTAATAGTGGTGGCCCCCTGTTGAACCTGCGTGGCGAAGTCATCGGGATTAACACTGCTATCTCCAGCCGCAGTGGCGGATATGATGGTGTGGGATTTGCGATTCCTGTCAACATGGCTCGCTGGGTCTCCGGTCAGCTGATTGATAATGGGAAAGTCGAACGTGCATTCCTGGGTGTAGGCATTCAGCCGATCAGCAATGATCTGTCGAAGTCCTTCGATATCAAAGTGGGGCAGGGTGCCATCATTACCCAGGTCATGGAACAGTCTCCTGCAGCAGCAGCCGGTTTACAGACGGGTGATATCATCCTGAAACTGGCAGGTAAGGAAGTTTCCGGTCCGCGGAATCTGCAGGGTATTGTCGAGCAACTGGTTGTGGGTAAGACCTATGTCATGGAAATCTTGAGAGACGGTAAACACGTCAACAAAGATCTGACCATGAAAGCCATGCCCAACAGTTTCTCTGTCGCCAAGGATGAAAAGCCTCTGGAAGGTTCCAGCAAAGAGAAACAGAAAACCAGTGTCAATGAACTGAAACTCGAAGTTCAGCCTTTAACCGAAGAACTGGCTAATCAGTTAGGATATTCCAATGACGTGACAGGAGTCGTGATTACTTCTGTCGAACCTGGAAGTGCTGCTGAAGAAGCGGGTCTGACGAAAGGTATGATCATCGAAAAACTCGGGACAACTGAAGTCTCTACCATGGAACAATTCAATCAGGGATTGAAAGAAGCAAAAGGCAAAGACAGTGTTCTGCTGCTGGTGAGAAATCACAGCGGTGCCCGCTTTGTTGTGGTCCAGAAGTAG
- the rnc gene encoding ribonuclease III — protein MQYDLSPAEIDQLLEECQQNLGYRFVDCELLKSCLTHTSAAKTRMDSNERLEFLGDAILGSIVCEKLFDQFPNAPEGELTRIKSAVVSRNTCTRLAREKGLDRFIFVGKGLAMTETLPESLLAGMFEALIAGIYLDGGVEPVHQFLDPLVERENSKASRSVHGYNYKSLLQQYSQKKFSQTPIYEVLDEKGPDHSKFFKVTAIIGEHKYEPAWGSTKKEAEQRAAYNALRENEEDEEWELPALPDQN, from the coding sequence ATGCAATACGATCTCAGCCCCGCGGAGATCGATCAACTGCTTGAAGAATGTCAACAAAACCTGGGATACCGCTTTGTTGACTGTGAGTTGTTGAAATCCTGCCTGACACATACATCCGCCGCCAAAACCCGCATGGATTCCAACGAACGCCTGGAATTCCTGGGTGATGCGATCCTCGGCTCGATTGTCTGCGAAAAACTGTTTGATCAATTCCCCAATGCCCCTGAAGGTGAACTGACACGCATCAAGTCGGCAGTCGTCAGTCGTAACACCTGTACCCGACTGGCGCGTGAAAAAGGCCTCGACCGCTTTATCTTTGTCGGCAAAGGACTTGCCATGACAGAGACCCTGCCTGAATCTCTGCTCGCCGGGATGTTTGAAGCGCTCATCGCCGGGATCTATCTGGATGGCGGCGTTGAACCAGTACATCAGTTTCTGGATCCACTCGTCGAACGTGAAAATTCGAAAGCCTCCCGCTCAGTCCATGGCTACAACTATAAAAGCCTGTTACAGCAATACTCACAAAAGAAGTTTTCCCAGACCCCCATTTACGAAGTTCTGGACGAAAAAGGGCCGGATCATTCCAAGTTCTTCAAAGTGACCGCGATTATAGGCGAGCACAAATATGAACCCGCCTGGGGCTCTACTAAAAAGGAAGCCGAACAAAGAGCCGCCTATAATGCCCTGCGCGAAAATGAAGAAGATGAAGAATGGGAACTACCTGCGCTGCCAGATCAGAACTGA
- a CDS encoding transglutaminase-like domain-containing protein codes for MELKRFGKPLSLELLMQTRESPNGDLLSYQFSIKNPPADPTISQGTVENGELKIDTSVANQVRQSKLKWQPTYHSPSYLERVFRKSPLKPGETQSFSILLPEHNQVTEVTLSAKKYETIELPDGSSDQCLHVVMQKSVMPGVNFDLYVNDGGAIIKESADFLGATMVGFQATEAEALRKKTDKQLDFSVQGLIKTDAVKNMHNTEKVVYQISLPEGDPAKLFPSSDLQQVKRRNEHQAEVTVFRAAVPKEFPESKVDAEYLSPSQFLQSDDPQIVKYAATAVQSETDPWKQARLLENFVYRNLKKKNFSTALASASEVARNMEGDCTEHAVLLAAMLRAQKLPSRVVVGFVYIPAVSSFVGHMWVEVFLDQRWIPLDATLGKGGIGGGHLKMSASSLTETAPAPLEIFLPILQSVGKLSIKVLDVSIPATP; via the coding sequence ATGGAACTGAAGCGATTCGGAAAACCACTGAGTCTGGAACTCCTGATGCAGACCAGAGAAAGCCCGAATGGTGATCTGCTTTCCTATCAGTTCAGCATCAAAAACCCGCCAGCTGATCCCACGATTTCCCAGGGGACTGTTGAAAACGGTGAGTTAAAGATTGATACGAGTGTCGCCAATCAGGTGCGGCAGTCAAAATTGAAGTGGCAGCCTACTTATCACTCGCCCAGCTACTTAGAACGAGTCTTTCGGAAATCGCCTCTGAAGCCGGGAGAGACGCAGTCATTTTCCATTCTGCTGCCGGAACATAATCAGGTGACGGAAGTGACGCTGAGCGCAAAAAAGTATGAAACCATTGAATTGCCTGATGGCTCCTCTGATCAATGCCTGCATGTGGTGATGCAAAAATCAGTGATGCCGGGGGTGAACTTTGATTTATACGTCAATGACGGTGGTGCAATCATCAAAGAATCGGCTGATTTTCTGGGAGCCACCATGGTGGGCTTTCAAGCGACTGAAGCAGAGGCATTGAGAAAAAAAACAGACAAGCAACTGGATTTCTCGGTGCAGGGGCTGATTAAGACTGATGCTGTCAAGAACATGCATAATACAGAGAAAGTTGTCTACCAGATTTCCCTGCCCGAAGGCGACCCTGCCAAGCTTTTTCCGAGCAGCGATCTGCAACAGGTTAAGCGACGGAACGAGCATCAGGCTGAGGTGACAGTTTTCCGGGCGGCAGTGCCGAAAGAGTTTCCCGAAAGTAAAGTGGATGCGGAGTATTTGAGTCCTTCCCAGTTTCTCCAGTCGGATGATCCACAAATCGTAAAGTATGCCGCAACAGCCGTTCAGTCGGAAACCGATCCCTGGAAGCAGGCCAGACTGCTTGAGAATTTTGTGTATCGTAACCTGAAGAAGAAGAATTTTTCGACGGCTCTGGCATCAGCCTCCGAGGTGGCCCGAAATATGGAAGGGGATTGTACGGAACATGCGGTTTTGCTGGCGGCTATGTTACGGGCACAGAAACTGCCTTCACGAGTCGTCGTCGGTTTTGTTTATATCCCTGCTGTTTCCAGCTTTGTCGGGCATATGTGGGTTGAGGTCTTTCTGGACCAACGCTGGATTCCCCTGGATGCAACCCTGGGGAAAGGGGGCATCGGGGGAGGCCATCTGAAAATGTCAGCTTCCAGCCTCACGGAGACGGCACCTGCTCCGCTGGAGATCTTCCTGCCTATCCTGCAGTCGGTGGGTAAGCTGTCTATCAAAGTCCTGGACGTTAGCATCCCTGCGACTCCCTGA
- a CDS encoding BON domain-containing protein, producing MKRYRKWVLTLGIMAVTPGITMAGPLDFFSKKSEQSSSTAVSGKVTNNQKVANEIADALRSARLTGYNMEIEYNKGVAVLSGKIPTAAQKTQATRLISRIDGVSRVDNRLEVTEVATNSAPARGPEPQKSSLNPFRRTNEITQASAADPFLKGSLKQAQFEQSVENRRSNIETVAYQAPAPRSAAPSNQQMAEQLAKALGPALASAHEVEIRYKNGTAILQGSIGSPQEKQMATQIAQRVPGVRAVENNLQLMQAAPQQTSMIQPTNYMNYQAPHPGPAGPPAMGPPPGHPAMGGHPGMAPQPGMGPGPTSQVYNSPHLPESAWPTYANYPNYAQVAYPSEYSASAFPYIGPFYPYPQVPLGWREAQLEWDDGSWKLNFRPRTSRWWWFMNPKNW from the coding sequence ATGAAACGGTATCGTAAGTGGGTCTTGACGCTGGGGATCATGGCGGTGACTCCCGGTATCACAATGGCCGGACCCTTAGATTTCTTCTCAAAGAAATCTGAACAGTCTAGTTCGACCGCTGTATCGGGCAAAGTTACTAACAATCAGAAAGTGGCGAATGAAATCGCAGACGCTCTGAGATCGGCCCGGTTAACCGGTTACAACATGGAAATCGAGTATAATAAGGGTGTCGCCGTCCTGTCGGGTAAAATCCCAACGGCCGCTCAAAAAACTCAGGCCACCAGATTGATCTCACGCATCGACGGTGTCTCACGGGTCGACAATCGCCTGGAAGTCACTGAAGTCGCTACAAATTCTGCTCCTGCCAGGGGACCAGAACCACAGAAATCCAGCTTGAACCCATTCCGCAGAACCAATGAAATCACTCAGGCTTCTGCGGCTGATCCTTTCCTGAAAGGCTCATTAAAACAGGCTCAATTTGAACAATCTGTTGAAAACCGACGTTCTAACATCGAAACGGTTGCCTATCAGGCTCCTGCACCTCGCAGTGCTGCCCCCAGCAACCAGCAGATGGCAGAACAGCTTGCCAAAGCATTAGGGCCCGCCCTGGCTTCGGCTCATGAAGTTGAAATTCGCTACAAAAACGGAACTGCAATCCTGCAGGGATCCATTGGTTCCCCCCAGGAAAAACAGATGGCAACCCAGATTGCTCAACGCGTTCCCGGAGTCCGGGCTGTGGAAAATAACCTGCAGTTGATGCAGGCTGCTCCTCAGCAGACTTCAATGATTCAGCCAACCAACTACATGAACTACCAGGCTCCACACCCTGGTCCTGCGGGACCTCCCGCGATGGGACCTCCTCCAGGACATCCTGCCATGGGCGGTCATCCAGGTATGGCTCCTCAACCAGGAATGGGACCGGGACCAACAAGCCAGGTTTACAACAGTCCTCATCTGCCAGAATCAGCCTGGCCGACCTATGCCAACTATCCTAACTATGCACAGGTAGCTTACCCAAGTGAGTACTCTGCCAGTGCCTTCCCTTACATCGGACCTTTCTATCCCTACCCACAGGTACCACTGGGATGGAGAGAGGCTCAACTGGAATGGGATGACGGATCATGGAAGTTAAACTTCCGCCCTCGGACAAGCCGCTGGTGGTGGTTCATGAATCCTAAGAACTGGTAA